The Streptomyces tendae genome has a window encoding:
- a CDS encoding Lrp/AsnC family transcriptional regulator, which yields MHSDPVASRSADPRDSRESRYGGGPQLDAVSLAIIEQLQEDGRRPYAAIGKAVGLSEAAVRQRVQKLLDQGVMQIVAVTDPLTVGFRRQAMVGVTVEGDVEAVADALAEMAECEYVVMTAGSFDLMVEIVCEDDDHLLEVINKRIRAVPGVRSTESFVYLKLKKQTYMWGTR from the coding sequence GTGCACAGTGACCCCGTGGCCAGTCGAAGCGCAGACCCGAGGGACTCCCGCGAGTCCAGATACGGCGGCGGACCGCAGTTGGACGCCGTCTCCCTCGCCATCATCGAGCAGCTCCAGGAGGACGGCCGCCGGCCGTACGCCGCCATCGGCAAGGCCGTGGGCCTGTCGGAGGCGGCCGTGCGCCAGCGGGTGCAGAAGCTGCTCGACCAGGGCGTGATGCAGATCGTCGCCGTCACGGACCCGCTCACCGTGGGCTTCCGCCGGCAGGCGATGGTCGGCGTCACCGTCGAGGGGGACGTGGAGGCCGTCGCCGACGCGCTGGCCGAGATGGCCGAATGCGAGTACGTGGTGATGACCGCCGGCTCCTTCGACCTGATGGTCGAGATCGTCTGCGAGGACGACGACCACCTCCTGGAGGTCATCAACAAACGCATCCGGGCCGTGCCCGGCGTGCGCTCCACCGAGAGTTTCGTCTACCTCAAGCTCAAGAAGCAGACCTACATGTGGGGAACCCGATAA
- a CDS encoding gamma-aminobutyraldehyde dehydrogenase, which translates to MSTELRRLRNYIGGEFRDAADGRTTEVVNPATGEAYATAPLSGAADVDAAMAAAAEAFPGWRDTTPAERQKALLKIADAFEERAEELVAAEVENTGKPVGLTRTEEIPPMVDQIRFFAGAARMLEGKGAGEYMEGLTSFVRREPVGVCAQVAPWNYPMMMAVWKFAPAIAAGNTVVLKPSDTTPASTVLLAEILGSILPKGVFNVVCGDRDTGRLMVEHPTPAMASITGSVRAGMSVAESASKDLKRVHLELGGKAPVVVFEDVDIAKAVAGISEAGYFNAGQDCTAATRVLVHESVHDEFVSALAKAAAGIKTGMPDDEEVLYGPLNNPNQLQQVEGFIERLPAHARVEAGGKRVGDKGYFYAPTVVSGLKQDDEIIQKEVFGPVITVQSFTDEDQAVQYANGVEYALASSVWTKDHARAMRMSKALDFGCVWINTHIPLVAEMPHGGFKQSGYGKDLSAYGFEDYTRVKHVMTSLEG; encoded by the coding sequence GTGAGCACCGAGCTGCGTCGTCTGCGCAACTACATCGGCGGTGAGTTCCGGGACGCCGCCGACGGACGGACCACCGAGGTGGTCAACCCCGCGACCGGCGAGGCGTACGCGACGGCTCCGCTGTCCGGTGCCGCGGACGTCGACGCCGCGATGGCGGCCGCCGCCGAGGCCTTCCCCGGCTGGCGCGACACCACCCCGGCCGAGCGGCAGAAGGCGCTGCTGAAGATCGCGGACGCCTTCGAGGAGCGCGCCGAGGAACTCGTCGCCGCCGAGGTGGAGAACACGGGCAAGCCGGTCGGGCTGACCCGCACCGAGGAGATCCCGCCGATGGTGGACCAGATCCGCTTCTTCGCGGGTGCGGCGCGGATGCTGGAGGGCAAGGGCGCGGGCGAGTACATGGAGGGCCTGACCTCCTTCGTGCGCCGTGAGCCGGTCGGCGTCTGTGCCCAGGTGGCGCCCTGGAACTACCCGATGATGATGGCCGTGTGGAAGTTCGCCCCGGCCATCGCCGCGGGCAACACGGTCGTCCTCAAGCCCTCGGACACCACCCCCGCCTCCACGGTCCTGCTCGCCGAGATCCTCGGCTCGATCCTGCCCAAGGGCGTCTTCAACGTCGTCTGCGGCGACCGTGACACCGGCCGCCTGATGGTCGAGCACCCCACCCCGGCGATGGCCTCCATCACCGGCTCGGTGCGCGCGGGCATGTCGGTCGCGGAGTCCGCGTCCAAGGACCTCAAGCGGGTCCACCTGGAGCTGGGCGGCAAGGCCCCGGTCGTGGTCTTCGAGGATGTCGACATCGCCAAGGCGGTGGCGGGCATCTCCGAGGCCGGCTACTTCAACGCCGGCCAGGACTGCACGGCCGCCACGCGCGTGCTGGTGCACGAGTCGGTGCACGACGAGTTCGTCTCCGCGCTCGCCAAGGCGGCCGCCGGCATCAAGACCGGCATGCCCGACGACGAGGAGGTCCTCTACGGGCCGCTCAACAACCCCAACCAGCTTCAGCAGGTGGAGGGCTTCATCGAGCGGCTGCCCGCGCACGCGCGCGTCGAGGCGGGCGGCAAGCGGGTCGGCGACAAGGGTTACTTCTACGCGCCGACCGTCGTCTCCGGCCTGAAGCAGGACGACGAGATCATCCAGAAGGAAGTCTTCGGGCCGGTCATCACCGTGCAGTCCTTCACCGACGAGGACCAGGCCGTCCAGTACGCCAACGGTGTGGAGTACGCGCTGGCCTCCTCGGTGTGGACCAAGGACCACGCCCGGGCGATGCGGATGTCCAAGGCGCTCGACTTCGGCTGCGTGTGGATCAACACCCACATCCCGCTGGTGGCGGAGATGCCGCACGGCGGCTTCAAGCAGTCCGGCTACGGCAAGGACCTGTCGGCGTACGGCTTCGAGGACTACACGCGCGTCAAGCACGTGATGACCTCGCTCGAGGGCTAG